CATATTCCCGCTGTAATCTTCCATTCGGTGACGGTGGGCACGTACTCCACCAGCTCGTGCAGGGTGCTCGGGACGAAGCCGGGAATGATGAGGCCCATTCCCTTTTCGATCCAGACACCCGCGAACGCCAGCGCGCACGCCAGGTTGAGCAGCCACACGTGACGCCGCGTGGCCGGCAGGTGCACCACCACCGCCGAGGCGATGTTGAGCGCCACCGCCGTCCAGATCCACGGCACCAGCGCGTGGTGCCCGTGTGAACCGAAGAACAGGTAGCGCACCGCCGTGGCGTGCGTCCCACCCGTGTAGAAGGCCGTGAACAGCTCCGAGCCCAGCATGAACAGGTTGAGCAGCACCGTCACCCGCATCACCGACATCAGCGTGCGCAGCGGCCCCTCGCCGATGGGCAGCCCCGTGAAGCGGCGGATGGCCTGCAGCAGCACGATGACGAACGCCGGGCCCGTGATGAACGCCGACGCGATGAACCGCGGCGCCAGCAGCGCCGAGTTCCAGAACGGCCTGCCTCCCAGCCCGCTGTAGAGGAACGCCGTCACGCTGTGGATGCTGATGGCCCAGAAGATGGAGAGGAAGACGAACGGCAGGTACCACTGCTTGCGCGGCTTGCGCCCCAGGAAGCGCATGTAGATGAGATAGCCGCAGATGTGCAGGTTGATGAGCAGGTAGCCGTTCAGCACCACCACGTCCCAGGTGAGCATCGAGATGGGCCAGTTGAACCGCCCAATCCCCGGTATCAGGTGCCACGCCCGCTCGGGGTGCCCCATGTCCACCACGATGAACAGCAGGCACACGAAGATCGCCGCCACCGCGAGCAGCTCGCCAATCAGCGTGACGTCGTGCATCTCATGGTCGTGGTACAGGTACGCGGGGATGACCATCATCACCGCGCCCGCCGCCAACCCCACCCCGAAGGTGAAGTTGGCGATGTACAGGCCCCAGGACACGTGGTCGCTCATCCCCGTGAGCGCCATGCCCTCGGCCAGCTGGTGCGCATAGGCGTTGGCGCCCACCAGGGCGATCGCCGAGAGCACCGTCATCCACGTGTAGAAGCGCCAGCTCCCATCCGTGCTCATCCAGAGCAGCCGGCCGAGGAACCGCGGGTAGTCGAGCAGGTGACGGGAAGCAGCCATGGCTCACTTGTCGAAGAAGTAGAAGAAGCGTGGCCGCGTCCCGAGCTCCTCCTTGAGCACGAAGACGCGCTTGTTCTCGAGCACCCAGCGGATGGGGCTCTTCGGATCCAACAGGTTGCCGAACACCCGCGCCCCCGTGGGGCACGCCTCCAGGCACGCCGGCAGCCGCCCCGCTCGCGTGCGGTGCAGACAGAAGGTGCACTTCTCCACCACCCCCTGCGGGCGGATCCGGTTGGAGAGGTATCCCTGGTCCGGGTTGATCTCCTCGGGAGGAATCTCCGGCTTCGCCCAGTTGAAGCGCCGCGCGTGGTAGGGGCACGCCGCCTCGCAGTACCGGCAGCCGATGCACCAGTTGTAGTCCACCACCACGATGCCGTCCGGCTCCTTCCACGTGGCCTGCACCGGGCACACCTTCACGCACGGCGCGTTGTCGCACTGGTGGCACTGCACCGGCAGGTAGTACTTCCCCTCGGCCGGCACCGGGTGGTCGTAGTTCGCGTTCCCGTGCTCCAGGTCCAGGCTGCCCTGCTCCATCTCCAGCACCCGGATGTACGAGTTCCCCGTGCGCCGGTCGTGGTTGTTCTCCTGGTGGCACGCCTCGGCGCACTTCCGGCAACCGATGCAGATGCTCAGGTTGAGCGCGTACGCGAACGACACGCCCTCCTGCGGCGGCAACGCCTGGATGTCCACGTCGCGGCCGTACTTCCGCTTCGTCTCCTCCTTCAGGTGGACGAGCACCCGCGTCAGCTCGTCACGCGTCAGCTCCTTGTAGTGCTTCTGCAGGAACTGATCGACGCTCAGGTCCTGCGTCCACTCGGTGAGCGGTGCCATCGCGTGCGCGAAGGCCGCGGCCCCCAGCGTGGCCCCGACACCCTTCATCACGGTGCGGCGGGAGACGGTGTCACTCATGGCCTGTCGCCTCTTTCGTGTCCGGCTCGCCGTGGGCGGGCGGGTTGCGCGGAGGCATCACCGGATGCGCGCCCGCGTACTTCGGCGTGTGCGGGTCGTGGCAGCTCACGCAGTTGTTCCTCGTGCGGTCTCCCCGTGACAGGTCCCAGTACCCCGTCATCCCCCCGTGCGCCCCCGCCTTGAAGTCCCGGTACTGCGGGCCGTGGCACTGCGCGCACAGCGTCACCACCTCCGTCATCGGCAGCGGCTCGCCCGTGGCCAGGTGCAGCGTGCGCGGCTGCTGGGCCTGGTGGCACGAGGTGCAGGCGAGCTCCCCATGGCGGAACCGCAGGCCCTGGTGGAACTCCTTCAGCTCCTCGGGCCGCGAGGGCATGGGCTTCGTCTCACGCAGCGAGTGGCAGCTCTCGCACGACACGCGAAGCGGCCGGCCCAGCGCGTCCTTCTGGTCGCTCTCGACGGAGGTGAGCTTCGCCGGTTGGTGGAGGGTTTCCCTGCCCGTCGGTGCTCCCGGTGGCGGCTGGAAGCTCACGGGCTGAGCCCTCCCGCAGCCGCCCAGGGCGAGCAGCGAGGCGACGAGCGCCGGGCGCATCATTCTGTAGAGGTGGTTCTCCACGGAGGCCAGCGCAAAGCAGCGTCCGTGCCATCACGCTCCGCCCCTGTGTTCCGCTGGGAACTCGGGATGGGCATCCCGCTCGCCCGCGAAAAACCTGCATCGTTCGAACAACTTTAAGCGCAGGCTTTGCGCGCGCACCCGTGGGATGAGGGGCACGCCGGGGTGGTCCGCCTCTTGCTCCTGGGGGCCGTGTCCCCATGGACGGAGCCTGTATGCCCATCAGTAGCCTGGTGCTCACCCTCGATGCGTCGCCCGAGTCGAGGGCGCTCGCGCTTTCAGAGCTCGCTCGCGACCCGCGCATCACCCTGGGCCCGCCCGTGGAGGGGCGATGGCTGCCGGTGGTGACCGAGACCGCCAGCCCCTACGAAGGTGAGGAGCTCGCCGAGTCCCTGAGGGAGTTGGTGGGCGTGAGCTTCGTGGACGTGGTGATGGTGGATTTCTCCGAGGAGGAGCGCTGAGCCATGGATCGCCGGGACTTCCTGAAGGGTTCGGCCATGACGGCGGCGACGCTGGCCGCGAGCCGTCTGGCATATGGCCAGGACAGGGCGGCCGTGGAGCCGCCGAGCACCGCCCGTCAAGGCGGTGACGTGCAGTGGAACAAGGCGCCCTGCCGCTTCTGCGGCACCGGCTGCCACGTCCAGGTGGGCGTGCAGAACGGCAAGGTGGTGGCCATCGCGGGCGACCAGAAGGCTCCGGTGAACAAGGGCCTGCTGTGCGTGAAGGGCTACCACGTGGGGCTCGCTCTCTACGGGCAGGACAGGCTCACGACGCCGCTGCTGCGCAAGGGCGACAAGCAGGTGCCCATCAGCTGGGAAGAGGCGATCGACATCATCGCCCGCCGCGTGCTGAAGGACCCCAAGGGCTTCGCCCTCTACGGCAGCGGCCAGTGGACCATCCCCGAGGGCTATGCCGCCTCGAAGTTCGTCAAGGCCGGCCTGGGCACGCACAATATCGACGCCAACGCGCGTCTGTGCATGGCCTCGGCGGTGACGGGCTTCCTCGCCACCTACGGCGTGGACGAGCCCGCCGGTTGCTATGACGACCTCGACGCCTGCGACGTGCTCATCACCTGGGGCAACAACCCCGCGGAGATGCACCCGGTCCTCTTCTCGCGCGTCATCGACCGGCGCTCGCGCGGCGAGAAGGTCACCCTCATCGACATCGGCACGCGCAAGACGCGCACCAGCGGGTTCGCCGACCACTCCCTGCGCTTCAAGCCGAACTCGGACCTGGCGATCGCCTGTGGCATCGCCCACCTGCTGGTGGAGAACGGCACCTACGACAAGGCCTTCGTCGAGGCCAACTGCGCCTTCCGCGCCTCCAGCACCCCGCCCACCCTCGAGGGCAAGGCCATCTCCTTCGAGGAGTACCGCGAGCTGCTGAAGCCCTATACCCCCGAGAAGGTGGAGCAGCTCTCGGGCGTGTCCCAGAAGGACCTGCGGATGCTGGCCGGGCTGTTCGGCCGCAGGGACGTCCGCATCACCAGCCTGTGGTGCATGGGGCCGAACCAGCACACCCAGGGCACGGCCATGAACAGCCTGCTCCACGGGCTCCACCTGCTCAGCGGGCACTTCGGCAAGCCCGGGGATGCACCCACCAGTCTCACCGGTCAGCCCTCCGCCTGCGGCACCGTGCGCGAGGTGGGCACGCTCTCCCACGCGCTCCCCGGCGGCCGCGTGGTGGCCAAGGCCGAGCACCGCGCCCAGATGGAGGAGATCTGGAACGTCCCCGCCGGCCGCGTCTCCGAGAAGATCGGCTACCACACCGTGGAGATGTGGAAGCGCTTCTCCACGCCCACCGAGCAGGGCGGCGATGTCCACACCGTCTGGGTCCAGGTCACCAACCCCGCCCAGAGCCTCCCCAATACGCACAAGCTGGTGGACCCCAGCCGCAAGCTCGCGGACAAGTTCCTCATCGTCTCGGACGTCTACCCGACCGCCACCACGCGCATCGCCGACCTCGTGCTGCCCTCCGCCATGTGGGTGGAGAAGAATGGCATGGTCGGCAACTCGGAGCGCCGCACCCAGCAGTGGTTCAAGCTCGTCCAGCCCCCCGGTCAGGCCCGCGATGACGGCTGGCAGCTCATCTCCGTGGCCCACCGGCTGCTCGAGCTCGGCTTCGCCGGCATGAAGGACAAGGACGGCCGCTTCCTCTTCGACGTGAAGGGCAAGGACGGCAGGTCCGTGCCCATCTGGGAGTGGTCGCACTACTACGACGTCAACGTCGACGAGCACCTCTTCGAGGAGTACCGGAAGACGACCCGCATCAAGCACAAGGACCTGGCGCCCTATCAGGAGTACGTGAAGGCACGCGGCCTGCGCTGGCCCGTGGTGCAGCAGCCGGACGGCAGCTGGCGCGAGACGCGCTTCCGCTTCTCCGGCTTCGACGACCCGTACGTGAAGAAGGGCCGCGACATCCAGTTCTACCACTCGACCTCGCACGACGACCGCGCGCAGATCTGGTTCCAGCCCTACGAGCCTCCTCCCGAGTCCCCCGACTCCGAGTACCCCTTCTGGCTGTGCACCGGCCGCGTCATCGAGCACTGGCACACCGGCTCGGTGACCATGCGCATTCCGCAGCTCCGGCGCGCCATGCCCCAGGCGTACGTGGAGATGAACCGCGCCGATGCCCGGAAGCTCGGCGTGGACAACGGGGACCTGGTGACGGTGGAGACCCGCCGCGGAAAGCTCGACCTGCCCGTGTGGCTCGGCGGCCGTGGAGAGCCCGTCGAGGGCTCGCTCTTCGTCCCCTTCTTCGACGAGCGGCTGCTCATCAACGAGCTCACGCTCGACGCGCACGACCCGTTCTCCAAACAGCCCGACTACAAGAAGTGCGCGGCCCGTGTGCGCCGGCGTGAGCGGGTCGCGGAGAAGCAGAAATGAGCGCCGCGGGCGAACAGTCGGGTGGGCTCGGGGCCCGCTGGCTCCAGGTGGGAGCCGCCGTGGCGGTGGCGCTCGCGGCCACCGGGTACTTCGCGGGCCTGCGCGCCCCGGAGATGCCCGAGCGTCCGGCGGCCTCCGATCCGCACGCGCAACGCGCCGAGCGCGCTCCGAGCTACAGCGAGCTTCGCGAGCAGCGGCGCGGTGACAACGCGCGCATGTATGAGGGCGCCATCGCCTCGCTGGCGGAGGCGGACTTTCCGGTGAAGCCCCTGCCCGTGGCCACCCCCGAGATGCGCGCCGAGGCCGTGGCCCAGCGGAAGACCCACCGCGCCTATGACGGCGCGCCTCCCACGATTCCTCATGAGATCGACCAGCGCGAAGTCCCCGGCTGTCTGGCCTGCCATGGCGAGGGGATGAAGCTGGGCACCCGCGTGGCTCCGAAGATCAGCCACCCGCCGTACCAGAGCTGCACGCAGTGCCACGTGGTGGGGGAGTCGCCCCGCCCCCTGGCGCAGTACAAGGACGTCCCGGGGAATGGTTTCGTCGGACTGGTCTCGGGAGAGAAGGGCGCTCGAGCCTGGCAGGGGGCTCCACCGACCCTGCCTCACCCCACGCTCATGCGGACCGACTGCACGAGCTGCCACGGCCCCAGGGGTCTCCCCGGGCTGCGGACCTCGCACCCGGAACGGCAGAACTGTCAGCAGTGCCATGGGTCCTCCGCACTGCTCGACCAGCGCCTCCCGGAGGACTCGGGCGCGGGGGCTCCCGGACAGCCACCCGGTGGCGTGGCGATGGAGGCCAGGCCTTGAGCGCTCGAACTGAAATCAGCCGCCGTGCGCTCCTCGGGTTCCTTCGGAAGAAGGAGGCGCCTGCGTCTTCTCCAGAGCCTGTTCGTGCTCCCTCGCCCGCCGTGTCCGAGCCCGCGCCGGGAGCGGGCTTTTCGCTCGAGGCGTTCTATTCCTCCCGTGCGCTGTCGGGTGAGGCGACCGGGACGAGTCTCCCCGTCTTCTCCCTCCGCGAGGGGCTCGCCGTTCCCCAAGAGGGTGTCAGCCGCATCGAGATGGCTCCGCTCGCGCCGGCCGCGGGGGCTCCCGTTCCCGGGATGACCGTCCGGGTTCGGCCTCGGTTCTGCCTCGCCTGGCAGGGCTCGTTCTGCAGCACCTGCTCCGAGCGCTGTCCCGTCGAGGGCGCCCTCGCCGTCGAGCTGGGCCGCCCTCGCGTCGTGGAAGAGCGATGCAACGGGTGCGGCCTCTGCGTCCAGGTGTGCCCGGCTCCGCTCAACGCCTTCGAGTTCCTTCCCTCCGCACCGCGGGTCCCCACTTCATGACAGCTGGTCTCCGCCTCGCGAACGCCGCCCCCGAGGACCCGTCTCTCCCCCAGTTGCAGGATGCGATCCTCGATGCGGAGACACTGGAGCAGCTCTTCCGTGACATCCAGCGCTGCACCGTGGTGAGCGAGGTGCTCCTCAAGGGCGGGGCCCTCGCCATGGCCTCCGAGAAGTCCGTTCCGCTCGACGAGGCCCTGGCCGCTCTCCGCGAGGCGCGGGTGCTCGGTGTGCAGATCCGCTACTGGTACGACGGGGCGAACTGGTGGGACACCCTCATGCGCACGCCCAAGGGCGTCCGGCTCATCCGCATCCAGCACCGGCTGACGGGGTAGGGCGGTTTCAGGCCCCGGAGGCCTCGTCTGTCGCGGGTGCCGCGTAGAGCTCCGGATGCAGGAAGGGCATCAGCGCGCACGCCAGCGGGCCCTGCCACATCTCGGCCCGCGTGAAGAGCCCGTTGGTCAGGATGCCCACCGCCCCCAGTTTCTTCTTGCTCTCGTTGCGGCCAGACACCTGGTCCATCACCGGCCCCAGTTCCTCACCGCGCAGCACCCGGGCCACCGCGACCGGAGGAAGGGGAAAGCGCACGCCCCAGGTGAGGTTCTCCCGGCCTCCGGCCTCCACCACGGCCACGCAGTTGATGAGGCTCCCGTCCGGGTCCACGCCCCCCTCCAACCCCATTCCCATCCGTGCTCCCTCGACCGCCCCGAGCGCTGCTCGTGCCCGGTTGCGCGCCCCCGTTGATGTCTGGTCCGGTCCGATGGGTTGTTCCGGCACTCCGCTGGGCACCTCGATCGGCACCAACGTGCACCCAGGGAAGGCCCTCTCACAGATGGTTTGCGCGGCCGTCGTCTTGGCCGGGTTCGTCGAGCCAATGGCGATGATGAAGGACATGGGGCTCAGTGTTCTCCTGAGGGTGGAACAGGGGGACGGATACCCTCACCCTAGCCCTCTCCCAGGGGGAGAGGGGACATACACGGGCTCAACCCAGCACTCCTCGGGGCGTCAGGGGTTGGTCTCTTGGGAGCATTCCTTCTTCCTGGAACCAGCGCAGTGCTTCCCGGATACCGAGCCTCACAGGTCGCGGTCGGTAGCCGAGTTCCCTCATCGCCTTCCCCGAGGACTGGTACGCAGGTAATGGCAGCGCCTGCAGGAAGGCCGTGTTCATGTGCTGGAAGAGGTCCGGGGACAGGCGTCCCACCACGTCTCCGAACCGTCCCACCGCCTTCACCACCCCGTCCGGTAGTGGCACCGCCGGTGCTGGCACCCCCGCCTCTTCCGCGCAGACAGTCAGGAATTCGCGGAAGGTCAGGTTCTCCCCACCCAGGATGTAGCGCTCCCCCGGGCGGCCCTTTTCCATGATGAGTTGGAGCCCCCGTGCCACGTCCTGCGCGTTCACCACGTTGATGCCGCCGCTCGGGTACACCCGGACGATTCCCTTCGCCACCACCCGCAGCAGCTCCCCCGTGGACGGCCTCACATCGTACGGGCCGAGGACGAAGCCCGGATTGCCCGCCAGCACCTCCAGCGTCGGCCCCGAGGCCTCCAATGCCAGGCGCTCCGCCTCCCGCTTGGACTCGTGATACGGGTTGTCCCCCTCGTAGTTGTAGAGCGTCTCCTCGGTCGCCGGCTCGGCCAGCGTCCCATGGCCCACCGCCGCCACGCTCGACACCAGTACGACCCGCCGTACACCCGCCGCCCGCGCCGCATCCAGAACGTTTCGCGTCCCCTGGGTGTTAAGGCGGGAGACGTCCTCCCGAGTAAAGGGATCGAACCGGACGATGCCCGCCACGTGGTAGACCCGCCCCACCCCCTTCATCGCCCCCCGCAACGACTCCGTGTCCAGCACGTCGCCGAGCACCTCGTCGTAGCTCAGCCCGCGCAGACCCCTCCGGTCGCTGCGCTCCCGGACGAGCAGACGGGGGCGCTCCCCCTGCCCACACAGCAGGTGGGCCAGGTTGGCCCCCACCAACCCTGTTCCTCCCGTCAACAATGTCTTCATGTGCTACTCCCTCCCGGGAGGATGCGCTATAGGTCGTACCCCTTAGATTCGCCCCCCCACGGGGCGTCAACCGCGAGATGACGCGAGACTCCACTGACACACCGCCTGTCGGCGGACCCACGCTCCAGCCTGCGCCCGATGACGCGCGCGAGGTTGCTGTCTCCGAGGCCGAGTCCCTGGACTCCCTCGAGATGTTGCCGGTCCCCGAGCCCGCGGAGGAGACCCAATCCCCCATGTCCGCCCTGCTGGAGACACTTCCCCAGGACACCCTCTCCGAGTCCAACTCCGAGCTCTTCTCCCACCCCTCCCCCTCCGGCCCTCCCCCCGAGATCGACCCCGACAAGCTCGATCCGGATGCCCTCAAGGTCATCCACCGCCTCCACTCCCATGGCCACCAGGCCTACCTCGTGGGGGGCTGCGTGAGAGATCTGCTCCTGGGCCGCACGCCCAAGGACTTCGACATCGCCACCAGCGCCCACCCCGGCGAGGTGCGCGCCATCTTCCGCAACTGCCGCCTCATCGGCCGGCGCTTCCGGCTCGCTCACATCTACTTCAAGGGCGGGAAGATCATCGAGGTCTCCACCTTCCGCGCCAACCCCACCGAGCTCGACGCCTCCAATCCCGAGAACGGCTCCGAGAACGGCGAGGAGGAGGGCTCCGAGACCGAGGAGTCCCAGGATCTCCTCATCACCCACGACAACGTCTTCGGCACCGCGGAGCAGGACGCCCGGCGCCGTGACTTCACCATGAACGGCCTCTTCTACGACGTCGCCGAGGGCCGGGTGATTGACT
This is a stretch of genomic DNA from Archangium violaceum. It encodes these proteins:
- the dsrP gene encoding sulfate reduction electron transfer complex DsrMKJOP subunit DsrP → MAASRHLLDYPRFLGRLLWMSTDGSWRFYTWMTVLSAIALVGANAYAHQLAEGMALTGMSDHVSWGLYIANFTFGVGLAAGAVMMVIPAYLYHDHEMHDVTLIGELLAVAAIFVCLLFIVVDMGHPERAWHLIPGIGRFNWPISMLTWDVVVLNGYLLINLHICGYLIYMRFLGRKPRKQWYLPFVFLSIFWAISIHSVTAFLYSGLGGRPFWNSALLAPRFIASAFITGPAFVIVLLQAIRRFTGLPIGEGPLRTLMSVMRVTVLLNLFMLGSELFTAFYTGGTHATAVRYLFFGSHGHHALVPWIWTAVALNIASAVVVHLPATRRHVWLLNLACALAFAGVWIEKGMGLIIPGFVPSTLHELVEYVPTVTEWKITAGIWAFGLMVLTVAVKVALPVLSGQLAASHAGHGEENPEAKQAT
- a CDS encoding 4Fe-4S dicluster domain-containing protein, with translation MSDTVSRRTVMKGVGATLGAAAFAHAMAPLTEWTQDLSVDQFLQKHYKELTRDELTRVLVHLKEETKRKYGRDVDIQALPPQEGVSFAYALNLSICIGCRKCAEACHQENNHDRRTGNSYIRVLEMEQGSLDLEHGNANYDHPVPAEGKYYLPVQCHQCDNAPCVKVCPVQATWKEPDGIVVVDYNWCIGCRYCEAACPYHARRFNWAKPEIPPEEINPDQGYLSNRIRPQGVVEKCTFCLHRTRAGRLPACLEACPTGARVFGNLLDPKSPIRWVLENKRVFVLKEELGTRPRFFYFFDK
- a CDS encoding molybdopterin-dependent oxidoreductase — protein: MDRRDFLKGSAMTAATLAASRLAYGQDRAAVEPPSTARQGGDVQWNKAPCRFCGTGCHVQVGVQNGKVVAIAGDQKAPVNKGLLCVKGYHVGLALYGQDRLTTPLLRKGDKQVPISWEEAIDIIARRVLKDPKGFALYGSGQWTIPEGYAASKFVKAGLGTHNIDANARLCMASAVTGFLATYGVDEPAGCYDDLDACDVLITWGNNPAEMHPVLFSRVIDRRSRGEKVTLIDIGTRKTRTSGFADHSLRFKPNSDLAIACGIAHLLVENGTYDKAFVEANCAFRASSTPPTLEGKAISFEEYRELLKPYTPEKVEQLSGVSQKDLRMLAGLFGRRDVRITSLWCMGPNQHTQGTAMNSLLHGLHLLSGHFGKPGDAPTSLTGQPSACGTVREVGTLSHALPGGRVVAKAEHRAQMEEIWNVPAGRVSEKIGYHTVEMWKRFSTPTEQGGDVHTVWVQVTNPAQSLPNTHKLVDPSRKLADKFLIVSDVYPTATTRIADLVLPSAMWVEKNGMVGNSERRTQQWFKLVQPPGQARDDGWQLISVAHRLLELGFAGMKDKDGRFLFDVKGKDGRSVPIWEWSHYYDVNVDEHLFEEYRKTTRIKHKDLAPYQEYVKARGLRWPVVQQPDGSWRETRFRFSGFDDPYVKKGRDIQFYHSTSHDDRAQIWFQPYEPPPESPDSEYPFWLCTGRVIEHWHTGSVTMRIPQLRRAMPQAYVEMNRADARKLGVDNGDLVTVETRRGKLDLPVWLGGRGEPVEGSLFVPFFDERLLINELTLDAHDPFSKQPDYKKCAARVRRRERVAEKQK
- a CDS encoding nitrate reductase cytochrome c-type subunit translates to MSAAGEQSGGLGARWLQVGAAVAVALAATGYFAGLRAPEMPERPAASDPHAQRAERAPSYSELREQRRGDNARMYEGAIASLAEADFPVKPLPVATPEMRAEAVAQRKTHRAYDGAPPTIPHEIDQREVPGCLACHGEGMKLGTRVAPKISHPPYQSCTQCHVVGESPRPLAQYKDVPGNGFVGLVSGEKGARAWQGAPPTLPHPTLMRTDCTSCHGPRGLPGLRTSHPERQNCQQCHGSSALLDQRLPEDSGAGAPGQPPGGVAMEARP
- a CDS encoding 4Fe-4S binding protein, with product MSEPAPGAGFSLEAFYSSRALSGEATGTSLPVFSLREGLAVPQEGVSRIEMAPLAPAAGAPVPGMTVRVRPRFCLAWQGSFCSTCSERCPVEGALAVELGRPRVVEERCNGCGLCVQVCPAPLNAFEFLPSAPRVPTS
- the yjjX gene encoding inosine/xanthosine triphosphatase, with product MSFIIAIGSTNPAKTTAAQTICERAFPGCTLVPIEVPSGVPEQPIGPDQTSTGARNRARAALGAVEGARMGMGLEGGVDPDGSLINCVAVVEAGGRENLTWGVRFPLPPVAVARVLRGEELGPVMDQVSGRNESKKKLGAVGILTNGLFTRAEMWQGPLACALMPFLHPELYAAPATDEASGA
- a CDS encoding NAD-dependent epimerase/dehydratase family protein, which codes for MKTLLTGGTGLVGANLAHLLCGQGERPRLLVRERSDRRGLRGLSYDEVLGDVLDTESLRGAMKGVGRVYHVAGIVRFDPFTREDVSRLNTQGTRNVLDAARAAGVRRVVLVSSVAAVGHGTLAEPATEETLYNYEGDNPYHESKREAERLALEASGPTLEVLAGNPGFVLGPYDVRPSTGELLRVVAKGIVRVYPSGGINVVNAQDVARGLQLIMEKGRPGERYILGGENLTFREFLTVCAEEAGVPAPAVPLPDGVVKAVGRFGDVVGRLSPDLFQHMNTAFLQALPLPAYQSSGKAMRELGYRPRPVRLGIREALRWFQEEGMLPRDQPLTPRGVLG